The sequence AGTAGGCAGATAATAGTGGCTCGATTGTAGGGGATAGCCGAAAGGGAATAAAGTACCACAGCTGGCCGCTCTGTGCAGCGAGACTAGCGCTAAGCCGCCAAAGGGCGTAGACGATGCTACTGCAATCGGCAAGCTGGAGTTAGAGCGACCGGTAGTTCGGGTTAGAACGAATAGTTATGCAATATAACTAAAAATTAAGCCTCGCTTGAATATCATTAATAAGTTAATGCGCAATAAACAGTAATAAAGTGGATTGTTTGACCAATAAAGCTGTTATTGGTGCTGAAATAGTTAATTATATCAATGGCGGCTTATTTGTTGAGCTAATGCCCTGTGGCTGATGAAAGCGAGTTGAACGGATAAAACAGTTGTTAAATGGTTATTTTAGAGGTAAAACAAACGTATATGCTATCTGTTAGCTACTTAGCATGTTAAGATACTGAAAGATATGCTGTAATAGATAATCGCTTTTTCTATGTATTTATCTGTTTTCTACATTGCGAGATGGCGACGGCACCTGCTGGGTGACCAGGAGATACAGTGCTGCTAAAGGCAGACTGAATCCAATATTAGCCTGCCGTTTTGTGCCATGCAGTCAGACTATTCACAGTGGAATATATCGATAATGAGTCAAAGGATGGATGAAGTGTTGGATTTGAACAGTAGACCGGCCAAAGATCTCGACCGAATAGATCGCAATATATTAAACGAGCTGCAGCAAGACGGCCGTATCTCTAACGTTGAGCTGTCTAAGCGGGTGGGGCTTAGCCCCACGCCGTGCTTAGAGCGCGTGCGTCGTTTAGAGCGCCAAGGGTACATCGAAGGCTATACTGCTATTCTTAATCCGCAGTATTTAGACGCCTCTTTGCTGGTGTTTGTAGAGATTACACTTAACCGTGGCACTCCTGATGTGTTTGATGAGTTTAATGATGCGGTACAAAAGCTGGAAGAAATTCAAGAATGCCATTTGGTATCCGGCGATTTTGACTATCTATTGAAAACGCGCGTGGCTGATATGTCGGCTTATCGTAAGTTGTTGGGCGAAACTTTGTTACGTTTGCCAGGCGTGAATGACACTCGCACCTATGTGGTGATGGAAGAGGTCAAGCAAAGCAATCGTCTGGTGATAAATACCCGTTAAGCTGTGCTAATGGGTTCGGCTCTGGTATTTTTATCGAAGCGAGCTGATCATAAACTCAGATTCTGCGAGCGGCCTTGGCCGCTCGTTTGTCGTTTGAGTCTCTGGCGACCTTATTTGTCGCAGCCCAGCCATTGATTGTATGAATAACTTAAAAGTGAGGAGCGGGCGTTTGGCGGAGAAAAAGCTGTTTACTCCCATGTCTGGTTTACAGCGCCTGTTTGAGGCCGGGTTGATCACCATTATTTTATTGGCGATCTTCATGATGTTGTCCTTGGTGTCTTATCACCCCTCGGATCCGGGCTGGTCACAAACTGCGTGGGGCGGAGAAATTCGTAATGCCGCCGGTCCTGCCGGTGCTTGGTTGGCCGATATTTTGCTGTTCTCTTTTGGCTTTTCAGCTTATGCGGTGCCGTTGTTTATGGTGCTGATTGGCTGGTTAACCTTATGGCGCCCAAGGGCGTTAAGTGACATTTGTTACTTAACCTTAAGCCTGCGCATTATCGGATTTTTAATGCTGCTGCTGAGTGTCTTAACCTTGGCCAGCATGAACTTGGGCAACATTTACTACTTTTCATCCGGTGGCTTAATTGGCGACATGTTGGCCTCGGCCATCGCCCCTGTCTTTGGCTCACTGGGCACCACTTTATTGCTGTTGTGTGGCTTTGCCACTGGCGTTACCTTTTTTACCGGTTGGTCTTGGTTGCTGATTGTGGAGCGCCTCGGGGCCGGTGTGGTCAATGCGCCGCAGTTATTAAGTCAAGTGCCGCAGCGTATCGTCGACTGGCAAAGTAATTTACGTGGTTCACAGGAAAATGTGCCACTGGCGGCAACGACCAGCTCGACGCAAAGCTCCGGCAAATCAGTGACGGGCCCTGAGTCGGCGAATACCACCGCAGAAGACTCCGATTCCAGTTCAGGCTTTGTGAGCTGGCGCCGGTTTAAAGAGCGCTTGAGTGGCACCGCTGACGAAGCAGATTACGTCCCGCAAGCTGGCCGTGAATATGAGCAAGACGACCCGCTGATGGCACCTCTGCCAGCTGCACCTAAGCGTGCTTTACTGCAAAAGAAGGCGCCACCGATGCGTAAAGAGCCGGTGTTTAATGCCAACCATGAACCAGATGTGGACTTAGAGGCGGCCAGCTCGATGGCGGCGGATGACTTTATGGACACCGATGATTTTCTGGATGCGGAAGATTTTTTAGCGGCTGCGAGTGTCAATAAGCCTGCTCGTGTGCCGCAGCAAGCAGCAGCACCTACTCAACAATCACCGATTCAACAAGCAGCGCCGCAAGCACGCCCGCAGGCGATGCAACCGCCCGCAGCGCAGCCTATGGCAACCTTAGCGCAAGCGAATGGCTGGCCAGAAGACGACGAGGAGCTGGATTTGCCTTGGTTAAAAGATGATGAAGCTGTGCCTCATGCACCTGCCACACGGGTGGCAGCTGTGCCGCCTAGAGCGCAACGCAGTGTTAGCCCTTTACCTTCGTTTGAGTTACTGGATTTACCCAAGCCGCGCCAGCATACGGTGAGTGAGGCAGAGTTAGAACGCATTGCACGCTTAGTTGAGGCTAAACTTGCGGACTATAACGTACAAGCCAACGTAGTGGGCGTGTATCCGGGGCCGGTGATCACCCGTTTTGAATTGGACTTAGCGCCGGGTATTAAGGTGAGTAAAATTGCCAGCCTAGATCGTGACTTGGCCCGTTCATTGTCAGCGATCAGCGTGCGGGTGGTAGAAGTTATCCCGGGTAAGCCTTATATCGGCCTAGAATTGCCCAACACGCGCCGAGAAACCGTGTATTTGCGTGAGGTAATCGACAGCGAAGCCTTTAGAAATAGCCAACATCCGTTAACCATGGTGCTGGGTCAAGACATTGCCGGCGAGCCGGTGGTGGTGAACTTGGCGAGAATGCCCCATGTATTAGTGGCGGGCACCACCGGCTCCGGTAAGTCGGTGGGCGTGAACGTGATGATCTTGTCGATGTTATATAAAGCCACGCCGGAAGAAGTGCGCTTTATTATGATAGATCCCAAGATGTTGGAGCTGTCGGTTTACGAAGGTATTCCGCATCTACTCACCGAAGTGGTCACCGACATGAAAGATGCGGCCAATGCGCTGCGCTGGTGTGTGGGTGAGATGGAGCGCCGCTATAAACTGTTGTCTTCGGTAGGGGTGCGTAACCTGCAAGGCTATAACACCAAGGTACAAGAGGCGATTGATGCGGGTGAGCCAATCCGTGATCCACTGTGGGATCCAACTCAGTCTATGGATACCTATCCGCCGGCACTGGAAAAACTACCCCATATCGTGGTGGTGATTGATGAATTTGCCGACATGATGATGATAGTCGGTAAGAAAGTAGAAGAGCTAATTGCGCGTATTGCCCAAAAGGCCCGTGCCGCAGGTATTCACCTGATTTTGGCTACCCAGCGACCCTCGGTGGATGTGATCACCGGCTTAATTAAAGCCAACATTCCAACGCGTATGTCATTTCAGGTGTCGAGCAAAATAGACTCGCGCACCATCTTAGACCAACAAGGGGCTGAGTCCTTGTTAGGCATGGGTGACATGCTGTACTTACCCGCCGGTGATAGCACGCCCACGCGGGTGCACGGTGCCTTCGTGGATGACCATGAAGTGCACAAGGTAGTAGCGGCATGGAAAGAGCGGGGCGAGCCCAATTATATCGAAGATATTTTAAGTGGTGACGTGGGCCCGGAAGGCTTATTACCAGGAGAAGTAGCGGAAGAGGGCGACGATGCACCGGATCCCTTGTTTGATGCTGCGGTAGCTTATGTCGTAGAGACGCGCCGCGGCTCTATCTCTGGGGTGCAACGTCAGTTTAAGATTGGTTACAACCGCGCCGCTCGTTTAATCGAACGAATGGAGCAACTTGGCATTGTGAGTGCGCCTATGGGTAGCGGTCAACGTGAAGTATTGGCACCTCCGCCAGTTAGGGAGCGCAATTAAATGAAGAAATTAGCGACAATAGGTTTTTTAATTTGGTCGGTGAGTGCGGTAGCACTGGCCGATGCTAGGTCTGACTTACAACAAAAACTGGCCAGCTTTAACCAGTTCTCTGCAGATTTCAGCCAGCAAGTATTTGATGAGCAAGGTAAGCCGATGCAAACCGGCAAGGGCACCATGCAGTTGGCACGACCCGATCAGTTTCGCTGGCACACAGTGTCCCCCGATGAGAGCTTGATTGTTTCAAACGGCAAAAGCGTGTGGATGTATGACCCTTTTGTGGAGCAAGTGAGCATAGCGCCACTGGAGCAAGCGATTCAGAACACGCCTTTCTTATTGATTGCCGGTCGTGATGGCAAACGCTGGCAGGATTATGAAGTGACGCGCCAAGGTGCAGATTTTATCGTGGCCAGTAAAGATCCCAGCGAGCTGATCAGCCAGTTTAGTCTGCGCTTTGATGCGAGAAATCGCATTGAACGTTTCAGTGTGTTGGAGTCAGGCGGTCAGCGCAGTGATTTCACCTTAAAAAATATCAACACTCAGCCTAAGGTAAGCAACACCAGCTTTACCTTTACGCCGCCAAAAGGCGTGATGGTTGATGATCAACGCTAAATATTAAGCGCCAAGCGTTAAGTAAATAGAGAATACCGAGCTCAAGCAGCTCGGTATTTTTTTGCCGTGCTATTGGGCCAACTCTGCGTACCAACGCGCTCAGCTTTACCCCTCAGGCGTCAGCCTTTACACTTCCCCCTCTATAGAGACCCCGTTAGGCCCACAGTGTTACTCATATTAGGCCCGCCGCGTTGCTAAAGGCTGCTGGCCGAGTGCTGGATCTGTTGCCATTTTTGTGGAGATGAATGATGAGCACCTTGAGTCTCGACTTTGAACAAGATGACTTTCGCCCGTTAGCCGCGCGCATGCGTCCGCAACGCTTAGAGCAATATCTGGGCCAAGACCATATTTTAGGGCCGGATAAACCACTGCGCCGAGCTCTGGAAGCCGGACACTGCCACTCCATGATTTTGTGGGGCCCGCCGGGTACCGGCAAAACCACGCTGGCTGAGTTGATAGCCCTGTATTGTGATGCCGAAGTGGAGCGGGTCTCCGCGGTGACCTCCGGTGTAAAAGAAATTCGCGCCGCCATCGAGCGCGCCCGCGAACATAAGTTAGCAGGTCGGCGCACTATCTTGTTTGTTGATGAAGTACACCGCTTTAATAAATCTCAGCAAGATGCATTTTTGCCCCATATTGAAGACGGTACCGTCACCTTTATTGGTGCCACCACCGAAAACCCCTCGTTTGAGCTCAATAACGCTTTGCTGTCGCGCGCGCGCGTTTATTTGCTGAAGCGTTTAGCGCCTGCTGCCATCGAGCAAATGATCGTGCAGGCGCTAAGCGACGACTCCATCTTGGTAGAGCGACATATTGTGCTAGAGGAAGGCGTACAAAGCGCCTTGGCGCAATTGGTGGACGGTGATGGTCGCAAAGCGTTGAACTATCTTGAGCTGTTATCGGACATGGCCGTATCTGTGGAGGGGCAATGCCGAGTCGACTTGAGCTTGTTGGCGGAAGTGACCGGCGAGCGACTGGCGCGTTTTGATAATCAAGGCGACCTGTATTACGATTTAATTTCGGCGATTCATAAGTCAATTCGCGGCTCTAATCCCGATGCTGGTTTATATTGGTATGCGCGTATGGTGAGTGCCGGCTGTGACCCTTTGTATATTGCCCGTCGCTTGTTGGCCATCGCCTCAGAAGACATAGGGCTTGCCGATCCTAAAGCCATGGACGTAGCACTGGCAGCTTGGGATTGCTTTACGCGGGTGGGGCCTGCTGAAGGGGAGCGCGCCATTGCGCAAGCCATTATTTATTTAGCCTGTGCGCCCAAGAGTAATGCGGTTTACACCGCGTGGAACCAAGCGTTAAAAGATGCCAAAGAACTGCCAGATTTTGAGGTGCCCATGCATCTGCGTAACGCCCCCACTAAGTTAATGAAAGAGCTGGGGCATGGCGCCGAGTATCGTTATGCCCACCATGAGCCGGGGGCCTATGCGGCGGGTGCCACCTATTTGCCCGATGCCATTGCTGGCCGACAATATTATCAGCCTAATGAGCGCGGTTTTGAGCAGAAGATAAAAGCCAAGCTCGATTATTTGAAAAACCTTGACCAACAAGCGGGCGGCTAGCGGTAAAAGAGCCATAGACCTTAGTTGGCTCGCAGGCGAGGGGCTGTTAAACTTAACCTAGTTTAACAATGTTAATTTTCCGTGCTGCTAGACTCACCCGAGCATAGTCTCGATGGCTCTTGCACACCCTCGCATTTAATAAGGTAACTCATGCTGGATTCCAAATACCTGCGCGGCGACATCGCCGACACGGCAGCGCGGCTGGCAAGCCGTGGCTTTACGCTCGACATTTCTGTGTTTAATAACCTCGAAGAACAGCGCAAGTCCTTGCAATCCCGTACTCAAGAGTTACAAGCCGATCGTAATGCCCGCTCCAAAGCCATTGGTTTGGCGGCGCGTAATGGCGAAGACATTGCCCCCTTAAAGGCGGCAGTTTCAAACATTAATGATGAGCTAGACGGCTGTAAAGTTGAGCTGGATAAGTTACTTAATGACATTGAAGCGTTTAGTGCTGCACTGCCTAACCTGCCTCATGAGTCGGTACCGGTTGGCAAGAATGAAGACCAAAACGTTGAAGTGCGTTTGTGGGGCGAGTTGCCAAACTTTGATTTTGAACCCAAAGATCACGTGGCGCTGGGTGAAGCGTTAGCGGGCTTGGATTTTAAAGGCGCGGTTAAAGTATCAGGTTCCCGCTTTGTGATCATGCAAGGCCAAATCGCTCGTATGCATCGTGCCTTGGCGCAATATATGCTGGATTTACATACCCAAGAGCACGGTTACATTGAGTGTTACGTGCCGTACTTGGTGAACAGTGATAGCTTGTTTGGTACCGGTCAGTTACCAAAGTTTTCTGCCGATTTATTCCATACCGCCATCGAAGGCGAGGGCGATGAAGAAGGCAAAGTGCGCCGTTTCTCACTGATCCCGACCTCTGAAGTGCCGCTGACCAACATTGGCCGTGATGAAATTTTTGATGCCAATCAATTACCGCTGAAATTTACCGCCCACTCGCCGTGCTTTCGCTCCGAGGCCGGCTCTTATGGCCGCGACACCCGTGGTTTAGTGCGCATGCATCAATTCGATAAAGTAGAAATGGTGCAATTAGTGCACCCTGATACCTCGTGGGACATCTTAGAAGAAATGGTCGGCCACGCGGAAAAAGTGCTGCAAGGCTTAAAGCTGCCATATCGCGTGATGGCGCTATGTACCGGTGATATGGGCTTTAGTGCCGCTAAAACCTATGACTTAGAAGTCTGGTTGCCGGCGCAAGATACTTACCGCGAAATTTCTTCAGTGTCTAACTGCGGTGATTTTCAGGCGCGCCGTATGCAAGCGCGGGTGCGTGGTACTGATGGTAAGCCACAGCTGCTGCACACATTGAATGGTTCGGGACTGGCCGTGGGTCGTACGCTAGTCGCGGTATTAGAGAATTATCAGCAGGCAGATGGCCGCATTGCGGTACCTGAGATCTTGCAGCCGTATATGGGTGGTTTGCAGTTTATCGGTTAATTGCGCGCTTAATCTCTGCATAAAAAAAGCCGCCCGTCCCGCATATTATGTTGGGACGGGCGGCTTTTTGACGTTTGTAGCTTGGTACTGCAGTACTTGCTAAGACGGACAGCTAACGCGGCCTGACATGCGTTTACTTAATGGTACCTGATTACCCACAAAGCTCAGCTATGTTTCAGTGAATTCAGTATCAATTAATTCAATAGGTTACAGTGAGGCTCCGCCTCTTCGGTAAGAATATGAGGCTCATTTTGGTATTTTGACCTTGTAGGGGCCAATTTATTCGGCCCGGTTTGGTGTTTTGGTTTAAATCTAAACCTCAGTAACAGCCAGCAGAGCTGGCCTGCCGAAGTCCTCTTCGCCGAAGAGACGGGGCAGCTACAAAGAACAAACCGAAACAGGGTGCATTATGGCTGAGGTTCATACGTAATCAGGTACCAATAAAAGCCCATTGTAACTCGCATTACGGCGTGTGACTAAACCGAAAACACACAATAGTTTCATGAATTTACCTGACGGTAGTCATATTATTCATAAAAATGTAACAATTCAGTATCATATGCCATTGATGAGTCTCCCTCTCTGTGTATAATCCACCAATATTTTTTGGTGTTCTAGCAGAACCATTCGGCTGGAAGGTTTCAGGTGGTTTTATCATCTGTTAATTCGGTTGGTGGTTGCCTTATCTATTTGTCTGGCTATGCCAGATGCTTGGTTTGATGGAGAGAAAGACATGACGTCGCGTTCAACTGAATATAAAGGCGCTCCCAAAAGTGGGGCTGAGAAAAAAGGTGGATTTACCCGCTTTTTGGATACCGTAGAATGGTTAGGCAATTTATTGCCCCATCCCATAACCTTGTTTGCCATTCTCTGTGCCGTTATTTTAATTGCATCGGGTATTGCCGGATATTTTGAATTGAGTGTGGCTGACCCTCGCCCGGAAGGTGTCGCGGGACGCGCCGCTGATGGCATGATCCAGGTGGTGAGCTTGCTAAATGGCGAAGGTCTGGCGCGTATTGTGGGCAGCCTAGTGAGCAACTTCACCGGCTTTGCCCCCTTGGGCACAGTACTGGTCGCGCTGCTGGGCGTAGGCATTGCCGAGCATTCTGGTCTCTTGTCTGCTGCGATGCGCGGTTTGGTGATGAATGCGTCCAAACGCATGGTGACC comes from Oceanisphaera profunda and encodes:
- the lrp gene encoding leucine-responsive transcriptional regulator Lrp — translated: MSQRMDEVLDLNSRPAKDLDRIDRNILNELQQDGRISNVELSKRVGLSPTPCLERVRRLERQGYIEGYTAILNPQYLDASLLVFVEITLNRGTPDVFDEFNDAVQKLEEIQECHLVSGDFDYLLKTRVADMSAYRKLLGETLLRLPGVNDTRTYVVMEEVKQSNRLVINTR
- the serS gene encoding serine--tRNA ligase translates to MLDSKYLRGDIADTAARLASRGFTLDISVFNNLEEQRKSLQSRTQELQADRNARSKAIGLAARNGEDIAPLKAAVSNINDELDGCKVELDKLLNDIEAFSAALPNLPHESVPVGKNEDQNVEVRLWGELPNFDFEPKDHVALGEALAGLDFKGAVKVSGSRFVIMQGQIARMHRALAQYMLDLHTQEHGYIECYVPYLVNSDSLFGTGQLPKFSADLFHTAIEGEGDEEGKVRRFSLIPTSEVPLTNIGRDEIFDANQLPLKFTAHSPCFRSEAGSYGRDTRGLVRMHQFDKVEMVQLVHPDTSWDILEEMVGHAEKVLQGLKLPYRVMALCTGDMGFSAAKTYDLEVWLPAQDTYREISSVSNCGDFQARRMQARVRGTDGKPQLLHTLNGSGLAVGRTLVAVLENYQQADGRIAVPEILQPYMGGLQFIG
- a CDS encoding DNA translocase FtsK yields the protein MAEKKLFTPMSGLQRLFEAGLITIILLAIFMMLSLVSYHPSDPGWSQTAWGGEIRNAAGPAGAWLADILLFSFGFSAYAVPLFMVLIGWLTLWRPRALSDICYLTLSLRIIGFLMLLLSVLTLASMNLGNIYYFSSGGLIGDMLASAIAPVFGSLGTTLLLLCGFATGVTFFTGWSWLLIVERLGAGVVNAPQLLSQVPQRIVDWQSNLRGSQENVPLAATTSSTQSSGKSVTGPESANTTAEDSDSSSGFVSWRRFKERLSGTADEADYVPQAGREYEQDDPLMAPLPAAPKRALLQKKAPPMRKEPVFNANHEPDVDLEAASSMAADDFMDTDDFLDAEDFLAAASVNKPARVPQQAAAPTQQSPIQQAAPQARPQAMQPPAAQPMATLAQANGWPEDDEELDLPWLKDDEAVPHAPATRVAAVPPRAQRSVSPLPSFELLDLPKPRQHTVSEAELERIARLVEAKLADYNVQANVVGVYPGPVITRFELDLAPGIKVSKIASLDRDLARSLSAISVRVVEVIPGKPYIGLELPNTRRETVYLREVIDSEAFRNSQHPLTMVLGQDIAGEPVVVNLARMPHVLVAGTTGSGKSVGVNVMILSMLYKATPEEVRFIMIDPKMLELSVYEGIPHLLTEVVTDMKDAANALRWCVGEMERRYKLLSSVGVRNLQGYNTKVQEAIDAGEPIRDPLWDPTQSMDTYPPALEKLPHIVVVIDEFADMMMIVGKKVEELIARIAQKARAAGIHLILATQRPSVDVITGLIKANIPTRMSFQVSSKIDSRTILDQQGAESLLGMGDMLYLPAGDSTPTRVHGAFVDDHEVHKVVAAWKERGEPNYIEDILSGDVGPEGLLPGEVAEEGDDAPDPLFDAAVAYVVETRRGSISGVQRQFKIGYNRAARLIERMEQLGIVSAPMGSGQREVLAPPPVRERN
- the lolA gene encoding outer membrane lipoprotein chaperone LolA, whose protein sequence is MKKLATIGFLIWSVSAVALADARSDLQQKLASFNQFSADFSQQVFDEQGKPMQTGKGTMQLARPDQFRWHTVSPDESLIVSNGKSVWMYDPFVEQVSIAPLEQAIQNTPFLLIAGRDGKRWQDYEVTRQGADFIVASKDPSELISQFSLRFDARNRIERFSVLESGGQRSDFTLKNINTQPKVSNTSFTFTPPKGVMVDDQR
- a CDS encoding replication-associated recombination protein A; the encoded protein is MSTLSLDFEQDDFRPLAARMRPQRLEQYLGQDHILGPDKPLRRALEAGHCHSMILWGPPGTGKTTLAELIALYCDAEVERVSAVTSGVKEIRAAIERAREHKLAGRRTILFVDEVHRFNKSQQDAFLPHIEDGTVTFIGATTENPSFELNNALLSRARVYLLKRLAPAAIEQMIVQALSDDSILVERHIVLEEGVQSALAQLVDGDGRKALNYLELLSDMAVSVEGQCRVDLSLLAEVTGERLARFDNQGDLYYDLISAIHKSIRGSNPDAGLYWYARMVSAGCDPLYIARRLLAIASEDIGLADPKAMDVALAAWDCFTRVGPAEGERAIAQAIIYLACAPKSNAVYTAWNQALKDAKELPDFEVPMHLRNAPTKLMKELGHGAEYRYAHHEPGAYAAGATYLPDAIAGRQYYQPNERGFEQKIKAKLDYLKNLDQQAGG